The Chryseobacterium glaciei DNA window ATTTATGATGGTTTAAAGACTTTTATCGAGCAGTTTGGAGTAGTTTTAATTATCCTTTTAACGGTTTATCTGGTGTTGGATCAGCAGATGACAATTGGTGCCATCATGCTTCATATCATGCTTTTTAATAATGTTTCGGCTCCGATTCGTCAGTTGCACAGAATTTATGATGATATGAATGATGCAATGATTTATGCGGAAGGATATTTTGATATTTTAAATGCTGACGACGAAAAAGAACAAAACGGAACTTTTGTAGAAAAGAAAATTATCGGAAATTTTGAATTAAAAAATGTCAACTTCTCCTATCCGAACGGAACACAGGCTTTGCATGATGTTTCCATGAAAATAGAAAATGGTAAAACAACGGCTTTGGTTGGTTTGAGTGGAGCTGGAAAATCAACGATTATCAATCTTTTATGTAAATTTTATCTTCCGGATTCCGGAGAAATTTTATTGGATAATGTTAGTTTAAATGAATTTGATAATACTTTTCTGAGAGACGATCTAGGTTTGGTTCTTCAAAAAAACCACATTTTTCAGGGAAGCATTGAAGACAATATCCGTTATGGAGACATGAATGCAAGTTTTGAAGAAATTCAGGAAGCTGCAAAAAAGGCGTACTTGCACGAACAGATTTTAGACTTACCACAGCAATATCAGCACGATGCAACCCAGCTTTCGGGAGGTCAGCAACAGAGAATTGCCATCGCAAGATTATTTTTGAAAAATCCACCGATTATTTTCCTTGATGAACCAACAGCAAGTTTAGATGCCATCGCAACCGAACAGATCAAAAACTCCTTGGATGCTATAAAAGAGGGACGAACGGTGATTATTATTTCACATTCTTTGTCTCAAATTTTAGATTCAGATAAAATTTATGTGATGAAAAAAGGTAGAGTTGTCGAAAGCGGAACTCACAATGAATTGGTGCAAACCAACGGAACTTACCGCGAGATTTTTGATGCCTCCGCAAGAAGTTTAAATCTTGATAAACTGATGAATACTTTTAAAGATAATTAATCAACTTTATTTAAAAAAGGTTAGTATTAGCATTGTCATCCTGAGCGTAGTCGAAGGATCTGTTAAAATTATTAATATTAGATTTGTCGAACTAAAATGAACGACCACTATCTCAAAAAACTCGACAGAGTAACAGCGATTCTCACTCAACTTCAATCAAAACCGATTGTAAGAGCTCAAGATTTGGCTTCAAAATTTGATGTCAGCGTCAGAACGATTTACCGTGATGTAAAAACGCTCGAAAATGCCGGAATTCCGATTATTGGTGAAGCGGGAAGTGGTTATTCTTTGATGGACGGCTACAAACTTCCGCCTGTAATGTTCACAAAAGAAGAGGTTTTGAGTTTTATTACGGCTGAAAAACTGATGCAGAAATTTTTACATCAAAGTTTAGGAAATCATTATCAAACGGCCATGGAAAAGGTGCGTTCTGTATTAAAATATTCGGATAGAAATTTAATTCAGAATATTGAAAAACAGATTGATGTTTATAATTATCATCCAAAAACAGTAGATAATATTCAAAATATCATCCCAATTATTTTGGAAAGTATCGCAGAAAAGAAACAGATAACGTTAGAATATGCAACTGTAGATTCCAAAGTTTCAATGCGAACCATTGAAGTTGTGGGTGTCTTTTTTGAGTTCAATTATTGGTATATCATGGCTTTTTGTACGTTGCGAAATGATTTCAGACAATTTAGAGTTGACCGAATTTTACAGATCATTAAAACTCAAAATCCTTTTCTGCAGGAATACGGTCAGATTAACGATTACAGACAAAATCCGAACGGAAATAAAACCAAAGTCAGACTTTTGGTTGATAAAAAAATTATCGGACATCTCAGTAATTCAAAAAAATATTATGGATTAATTGATGAGGTTGAAAGAGAAAATGGAGTAGAACTAATCTTCGAAACCGACTGGATCAAAGATGGATTTCCGCGTTGGTTGATTACCTTTGCAGATTATGCAGAAGTTCTGGAGCCTGAATCTTTAAAAGTAAGTCTGAAAGAATTGGTTATTAAAATTTCAAAAAAAGTATAAGAAAATATTTTACCAAATCGGTTGAAAAAACGAAAAGCTTTCAGAAATCCTGAAAGCTTTTTTGTTTGGAAATGATTGATCTTTTTATATTGTGCTGAATCAGCGATTTTAGTTTCAATAAAGGCATTAATGATCCTAAAATCTCTCCCAAAAAAAAGGGGGCTCAATTCCTAAGGCTCTTAAATAAGTATATCCCTGACCTCTGTGATGAACTTCATTATCAACGAAATATAAAATATTCTGATAAACGGGAAATTCATATTGTCCGAATAAATTAAAAGTTTCCTGGAAACGTTCTTCCGAAATTTCATTAAAATATTGGTTGATCGCTTGAGTTTCTTCGTCCCATTTTTTCAGGATTTCTTCTTTTGTTTTTGGGTTGAATGCTTCTTCATTAAAAGCTTCTTCATGTTTATTAACGATTCCTTTTAAAGCAGGTCCTCCGATGCTGATCAGCTCAACGGCCAATTTTGCAAACGGTCTCATTCCGCCAATAGAGAACTCGAATAATTCTTTTTCAGGGAACATTTCAATGACTCTTCTTGTTAGGTTTCTGTGGCCTTGCCAGTGCTCTAATAATTGCTCTGATGAGATAAATTGTTTTGTGATTGTTGCTGTAGTAGTCATAATTTTTAATTTTGTTTATTATTGTTGATACAAAGATATGACCAAGTAATGACAACAGTTTGTCAGTAGGAAATTCACATTTAAAAAATATTTTCTTTGTTGTAAAATATCATTCAATATTTCTCGTTCAATGTATATCCGATACATCACAAGATCAGACAATGTAACATATGTAGAGGTAGATAAATAATTTGAAGATGGCCGATTTTTTTAATCGGTCATTTTTTTTGTTTTGAGCTAAAATGGAGAATTTTATTCAAAGTGAATATTGAATTTTAAAGACAACTATATAAACTTCGACAAAAACCCTAGCCCAGATTGCAGAGAAAATCCTTTTTTGAAAAAAAAGATTGTAACGGAAAGCTGGAAATTGCTTCAAAAAACTTTTGAAATTTGTGTATTTCAGGATATTTTACTTTTTACATTCTATAAAATGAAGTATTTTAGTACTATGAAAATTTACACGAAAACAGGAGATAAAGGACAGACGGCTCTGTATGGCGGGACGAGAGTTTCCAAGGCCAGCGCAAGAGTCGACAGTTACGGAAATATAGACGAACTCAACTCATTTATAGGGATTTCTAAAAGTCATATCGAGGATGAAGAAGTGCTGAAACAATTGAAAAAAATTCAGTTTGATTTGTTTACGGTAGGTTCAGAAGCTGCCACTCCGGTTGATAAATTGATGTTGGCGAACGGGAAATCGCGTCTTCCATTAATTATTTCTGAAACTGAAGTTGAAGAATTGGAAAATTGGATGGATGCTTTTGAAGGAAAATTAGAACCTCTTCAATATTTTATTCTTCCTGGAGGAGGAAAATCTGCTACATTTTTACATGCAGCAAGAACAATTTGCAGAAGAGCAGAACGTTCTTTGGTTTTTTTAAATGAATCTGAAGAAGTGCGTCCAGAATTGATTAAATATCTAAACAGACTGTCGGATTATCTTTTTGTTTTGGCAAGATATATCTCTAAAATCAACAACGAAACGGAAGAATACTGGAACCCGAATGAAAGATAAAGTATTACTTTTCATCAACGGAGATCCTCCAAAATCTTTTCCAAAAATAGAAAATTATGGCTTGATTGCCTGTACAGACGGCGCTTTTCATTATTTAAAAAATCTGAATTTCCCTTTAGATAAACTGGATTTTATTTCCGGCGATTTTGATTCACATTCGGGTTCTGACGAAAATGTGTATGATGAAAAATTCATTTACACTCCAGATCAAGATAAAACGGATTTTCATAAAGCGTTAGAAATTATTGTAGAAAAAGGTTTTAAAAATGTTGATGTTTTAGGTGGAAGTGGAGGTGAACAGGATCATTTTTTAGGAAATCTTACCGTTGCTTTTGGTTTTAAGGATCAGTTAAATATTAAGTTTTATGATGAATTTTCGGAATATTATTTTGTTCCGAAAAAATCTGCTGTGAAAGGTGTGAAAGATAAAATGGTTTCATTATATCCATTTCCAACAGTTGAAAATATTACAACAAAAGGCTTGAATTGGCCTTTAACAAATGGAAATCTAAGCATAACTTCAAGAATAGGAACCCGAAATTTTGCTGTTGAAGACGAAGTTTCTGTTGAATATGAAAAAGGTGATTTGTTGATTTTTATTGGTAGGAATTATTTGTAAGGTTAAACACAAATTACATTATTTTTTTTACGAATAGACACAAAAAATTTCATCAATAGGAACGGGCTTTAGCCCGTTTACACAATAAAGAAAATACAATTGGCTTTAGCCAAAATCTAAATAATTTATATACAAACATCTGTGCAAATCTGTGTAATCCGTGGGAAATAAAAATGCAAAAATTAATTAAAATACCACTTCTCCTCATCTCATTATTCTGTATTTTCTCCTGTAAAGTACAGCAATTTTCCACGCCCGAATACGGTAAAAAAGAAACAAAACATCCAATTAAGATTAAAAAAGTAAACAATTTCCGAACTGTAGGAAATATTAAAAATTCTGATGGAAAAACCTTAAAAGAAGGAAAATTTTATCGAAGTGGAGATCTTCATAAGTTAAAAAGCAGTTCATTTAAGGAATTGGAAAAATTAGGAATAACGGAAATTATTGACCTTAGAAATTCAAAGGAGATTTCTCAAAAACCGGATCATCTTCCTGAAAATATGAGTTATAAAAATTATTCTGCTTTTGAAGATCAGGGAGATCAGTTGTCACAAGCTAAAAAATTAGTTTTAAAAGGAAAAGTAAACGGCTCTGACGCCAACAAAAGAATGTTGGATTTTTACAAAGATTATGTAACAGAAAATCCAGAAATAATAAAGAAAATTATTACAGAAATCCTAGAATCTGACCAGCCAATTCTCTATCATTGCACTGCTGGGAAAGACCGAACAGGAATTACAACAGCATTAATTCTCACCATTTTAAAGTTTGATAAAGAAACCATTTACAACGATTATCTTTTATCGAATAATTTCAGGAAAAAATTAATTTTAAAAAGACTGAATTTAGCAAATAATTTACATTTCATCTATCCCAAAATGGATTTAAAAGTCTTAGAAAAACTAAGTTGGATTGAAAGTAATTATCTTAATGCCGCTTTTGATGAAATTGATAAGAAATATGGCTCAATGGATTTTTATATTCAAAATGTATTGCAGATTTCTGAAGATAAAAGAAAAGAATATATCAAGAAGTTTACATATTAATAATTTGGTTTAAAATTTCACCGAAAATTGCTTGAAATTTATAATAATTTTAACACCCAAAAATCAAACTTTTTTAGCAATTTTGCATTCTTAATTCACTTGTCAAAAAATGAAAATAAAATACTCGGAACTTATTGATCAGACATTGTATTTTCCTACGGAAGAATTTAATGTTTCTGAGAACAATTTGTTGTTTCACGATATTCCTTTGATGGAAGTTGTTGAAAAGTTTGGAACGCCTTTAAAGGTAAGTTACCTCCCGAAGATTTCTCAAAATATTCAGAAAGCGAAAAGCTGGTTCAAGGAGGCCTTTGAGAAAACCGAATATAAGAAAAACTACAGATATTGTTACTGTACAAAATCCAGCCATTTTAAGTTTGTTATTGAAGAAGCACTAAAGAATGATATTTCTATAGAAACTTCTTCTGCATACGACATGGATATCGTAAAATCACTTTACAAGGAAGGAAAAGTAACAAAAGATATCGAAGTAATTTGTAATGGTTTCAAAACGGATGATTATCTGGCGAAAATTTCAGATATGATCAATAACGGTTTTGAAAATATCACGCCAATCTTGGATAATTACCGTGAGTTGGATAAACTTACAGAAAGTATAGACACAACTTTCGATATTGGAATCAGAATCGCTTCTGAGGAAGAACCTAAGTTCGAATTTTATACTTCACGATTAGGAATTGGATATAAAGATATTATTCCTTATTACAGTCAAAAAATTGCTGAACACCCGAATGCAAGATTGAAAATGCTTCACTTCTTCATTAATACGGGGATCAAAGACACAGCATATTATTGGAACGAATTATATAAATGTCTTCGTGTATACGCACGTTTGAAGAAAATTGCTCCGGAAGTAAATTCATTGAATATTGGAGGAGGTTTCCCTATCAAAACTTCGTTGCAGTTTGATTACGATTATCAATATATGGTTGAAGAAATCGTTTCTCAGATTAAAAAATTCTGTGAAGAGGAAGGAGTAGAAGAGCCAAATATCTATACTGAATTCGGAAGTTTTACCGTTGGAGAAAGTGGAGCGAATATTTATAAAATTATTTCTCAAAAACGTCAGAACGACAGAGAGAAATGGAATATGATCGATTCTTCTTTCATGACAACGCTTCCTGATACTTGGGCGATTTCAAGACACTTTATCATGCTTCCGTTGAACCGTTGGGATGATACATATGAAAGAGTTTTCTTAGGTGGATTGACCTGTGATTCAGATGATTATTATAATTCTGAACAGCATACCAATGCGATTTACCTACCCGTTTTCAGTGATACGAAGCCTTTATACATTGGTTTCTTCCATACTGGAGCATATCAGGAAACGATTGGTGGTTATGGTGGTGTTCACCACTGTTTGATGCCTCAACCAAGACATATTTTGATTCAAAAAGATGAAAATGGTGAGTTTCAATATGAAATTTTCCGTGAAAAACAGGAACCGGAAGATATTTTGAAATTATTAGGATACTAATAAAGTCATTGCGAGGAGCGAAGTGACGAAGCAATCTCATCAATAGGAATGGGTTTTAACCCGTTTAATAAATGAAAAATAATCAGTAGGCTTTAGCCAAAACTTATTAAG harbors:
- a CDS encoding ABC transporter ATP-binding protein; this encodes MIYGTLLLTFLGALAAQVNPLVLKYTVDEVTKLTLLPHPMSEGIHVLVVISIILLGKELLNIFINFGQKFYGEKIRINVSSVLAQSAIDKILTYRVAYFNDENHESGKLQIRIDRGIESLTKLVQNFFIDMLPLFSNAFIALIIMYMQNVYVGLVSTIIVPIYFYISSLQAKKLGGVRRQLRNQREQKTSGLLNLINSIMVIKSFVREKFEGKKQYDLQMQLMESQMFTRKTNFIYDGLKTFIEQFGVVLIILLTVYLVLDQQMTIGAIMLHIMLFNNVSAPIRQLHRIYDDMNDAMIYAEGYFDILNADDEKEQNGTFVEKKIIGNFELKNVNFSYPNGTQALHDVSMKIENGKTTALVGLSGAGKSTIINLLCKFYLPDSGEILLDNVSLNEFDNTFLRDDLGLVLQKNHIFQGSIEDNIRYGDMNASFEEIQEAAKKAYLHEQILDLPQQYQHDATQLSGGQQQRIAIARLFLKNPPIIFLDEPTASLDAIATEQIKNSLDAIKEGRTVIIISHSLSQILDSDKIYVMKKGRVVESGTHNELVQTNGTYREIFDASARSLNLDKLMNTFKDN
- a CDS encoding helix-turn-helix transcriptional regulator — encoded protein: MNDHYLKKLDRVTAILTQLQSKPIVRAQDLASKFDVSVRTIYRDVKTLENAGIPIIGEAGSGYSLMDGYKLPPVMFTKEEVLSFITAEKLMQKFLHQSLGNHYQTAMEKVRSVLKYSDRNLIQNIEKQIDVYNYHPKTVDNIQNIIPIILESIAEKKQITLEYATVDSKVSMRTIEVVGVFFEFNYWYIMAFCTLRNDFRQFRVDRILQIIKTQNPFLQEYGQINDYRQNPNGNKTKVRLLVDKKIIGHLSNSKKYYGLIDEVERENGVELIFETDWIKDGFPRWLITFADYAEVLEPESLKVSLKELVIKISKKV
- a CDS encoding DinB family protein; amino-acid sequence: MTTTATITKQFISSEQLLEHWQGHRNLTRRVIEMFPEKELFEFSIGGMRPFAKLAVELISIGGPALKGIVNKHEEAFNEEAFNPKTKEEILKKWDEETQAINQYFNEISEERFQETFNLFGQYEFPVYQNILYFVDNEVHHRGQGYTYLRALGIEPPFFWERF
- a CDS encoding cob(I)yrinic acid a,c-diamide adenosyltransferase, yielding MKIYTKTGDKGQTALYGGTRVSKASARVDSYGNIDELNSFIGISKSHIEDEEVLKQLKKIQFDLFTVGSEAATPVDKLMLANGKSRLPLIISETEVEELENWMDAFEGKLEPLQYFILPGGGKSATFLHAARTICRRAERSLVFLNESEEVRPELIKYLNRLSDYLFVLARYISKINNETEEYWNPNER
- a CDS encoding thiamine diphosphokinase produces the protein MKDKVLLFINGDPPKSFPKIENYGLIACTDGAFHYLKNLNFPLDKLDFISGDFDSHSGSDENVYDEKFIYTPDQDKTDFHKALEIIVEKGFKNVDVLGGSGGEQDHFLGNLTVAFGFKDQLNIKFYDEFSEYYFVPKKSAVKGVKDKMVSLYPFPTVENITTKGLNWPLTNGNLSITSRIGTRNFAVEDEVSVEYEKGDLLIFIGRNYL
- a CDS encoding tyrosine-protein phosphatase, which gives rise to MQKLIKIPLLLISLFCIFSCKVQQFSTPEYGKKETKHPIKIKKVNNFRTVGNIKNSDGKTLKEGKFYRSGDLHKLKSSSFKELEKLGITEIIDLRNSKEISQKPDHLPENMSYKNYSAFEDQGDQLSQAKKLVLKGKVNGSDANKRMLDFYKDYVTENPEIIKKIITEILESDQPILYHCTAGKDRTGITTALILTILKFDKETIYNDYLLSNNFRKKLILKRLNLANNLHFIYPKMDLKVLEKLSWIESNYLNAAFDEIDKKYGSMDFYIQNVLQISEDKRKEYIKKFTY
- a CDS encoding arginine decarboxylase: MKIKYSELIDQTLYFPTEEFNVSENNLLFHDIPLMEVVEKFGTPLKVSYLPKISQNIQKAKSWFKEAFEKTEYKKNYRYCYCTKSSHFKFVIEEALKNDISIETSSAYDMDIVKSLYKEGKVTKDIEVICNGFKTDDYLAKISDMINNGFENITPILDNYRELDKLTESIDTTFDIGIRIASEEEPKFEFYTSRLGIGYKDIIPYYSQKIAEHPNARLKMLHFFINTGIKDTAYYWNELYKCLRVYARLKKIAPEVNSLNIGGGFPIKTSLQFDYDYQYMVEEIVSQIKKFCEEEGVEEPNIYTEFGSFTVGESGANIYKIISQKRQNDREKWNMIDSSFMTTLPDTWAISRHFIMLPLNRWDDTYERVFLGGLTCDSDDYYNSEQHTNAIYLPVFSDTKPLYIGFFHTGAYQETIGGYGGVHHCLMPQPRHILIQKDENGEFQYEIFREKQEPEDILKLLGY